Proteins encoded together in one Corallococcus soli window:
- a CDS encoding c-type cytochrome, with translation MKWGVAVLLVGVLSGCDGGEEPVAAADFGEQLFQDARLSESTFNRFSCATCHATTPQAPAGRIDSGYTLHNVTARPSWWGGYETHLLDAVNFCYVNFMRGVTKLEPEDPRSRALYEYLASISPDAQAPALPFTVVKDIDDVPRGDTARGEAVYRAACQNCHGATHTGEGRLTELASVLPEVTQDYDRLFPGIPHARVVIEKVRHGQFFGVGGNMPPYSTEALSDADLGALLMYLGL, from the coding sequence ATGAAGTGGGGCGTGGCGGTGCTGCTGGTGGGCGTGTTGTCCGGCTGCGACGGGGGCGAGGAGCCCGTGGCCGCGGCGGACTTCGGGGAGCAGCTGTTCCAGGACGCCCGGCTGTCGGAGAGCACGTTCAACCGCTTCTCGTGCGCGACGTGTCACGCGACGACGCCGCAGGCGCCCGCGGGGCGCATCGACTCCGGCTACACGCTGCACAACGTGACGGCGCGGCCCAGCTGGTGGGGCGGCTATGAGACGCACCTGCTGGACGCGGTGAACTTCTGCTACGTGAACTTCATGCGCGGGGTGACGAAGCTGGAGCCGGAGGACCCGCGCTCCCGGGCCCTGTACGAATACCTGGCGAGCATCAGCCCGGACGCGCAGGCGCCCGCGCTGCCGTTCACGGTGGTGAAGGACATCGACGACGTGCCCCGGGGCGACACCGCGCGCGGTGAAGCGGTGTACCGGGCGGCCTGTCAGAACTGCCACGGCGCCACGCACACGGGCGAGGGGCGGCTGACGGAGCTGGCGTCGGTGCTGCCGGAGGTGACGCAGGACTACGACCGGCTCTTCCCGGGCATCCCGCACGCGCGGGTGGTCATCGAGAAGGTGCGGCACGGTCAGTTCTTCGGCGTGGGCGGCAACATGCCTCCCTACAGCACGGAGGCCCTGTCCGACGCGGACCTGGGCGCGCTGCTCATGTACCTGGGGCTGTAG
- a CDS encoding YncE family protein → MRRAAWLCALALGACDGEGTKAEDPLEVPALTYAEEPPWTRGGTTVAPPGPEGRLLVTNSLDDSVSLLDLAGLGQPDWGELARVPVGLNPVELEGPHHTAVSPTGDYYYVGISNYVPGGGSGPHGAHGTGTADGYCLKLSAKDNRLVASARVDRNPGDVIVSEDGRTLYQTHFDLLRIADVARKGGTEEEMMARLAILDAETMEVKARVKVCPAPHAVRLSLDERTAYVACWSDEVALVDLATEGTPVTRVKVAPGAGTATNPRHQPYALTVSPTTGDVWVSSLASRQVQVLEPGTRAMNPERTVYLRGSPMFGAFTKDGRTLYLPYQQEDAVAVIDPATSTVQRTLELSQAGCLNVHQFMLTPDERHGLVVCEGDHVGPGTLHVVDVAEGTVVSTVRMGIFPDSVSLLRGAP, encoded by the coding sequence GTGAGGCGCGCCGCCTGGCTTTGCGCGCTGGCGCTGGGCGCGTGCGACGGCGAGGGGACGAAGGCGGAGGACCCGCTGGAGGTGCCCGCGCTGACGTACGCGGAAGAGCCGCCGTGGACGCGGGGTGGGACGACGGTGGCGCCTCCGGGGCCGGAGGGGCGGCTGCTCGTCACCAACAGCCTGGATGACTCCGTGAGCCTGCTGGACCTGGCCGGCCTGGGCCAGCCGGACTGGGGGGAGCTGGCGCGCGTGCCGGTGGGGCTCAACCCGGTGGAGCTGGAGGGGCCGCACCACACGGCGGTGTCCCCCACGGGGGACTACTACTACGTGGGCATCTCCAACTACGTGCCCGGCGGAGGCTCCGGCCCGCACGGCGCGCACGGCACCGGCACGGCGGACGGGTACTGCCTGAAGCTGAGCGCGAAGGACAACCGGCTGGTGGCCTCCGCGCGCGTGGACCGCAACCCGGGCGACGTCATCGTCAGCGAGGACGGGCGCACGCTGTACCAGACGCACTTCGACCTGCTGCGCATCGCGGACGTGGCGCGCAAGGGCGGCACGGAGGAGGAGATGATGGCGCGGCTGGCCATCCTCGACGCGGAGACGATGGAGGTGAAGGCGCGCGTGAAGGTGTGCCCGGCGCCGCACGCGGTGCGCCTGTCGCTGGATGAGCGCACGGCCTACGTGGCCTGCTGGTCGGACGAGGTCGCGCTGGTGGACCTGGCGACGGAGGGCACGCCGGTGACGCGGGTGAAGGTGGCGCCCGGGGCGGGCACCGCGACGAACCCGCGTCACCAGCCCTACGCGCTCACGGTGTCGCCCACGACGGGGGACGTGTGGGTCAGCTCATTGGCCAGCCGTCAGGTGCAGGTGCTGGAGCCCGGCACCCGCGCGATGAACCCGGAGCGCACGGTGTACCTGCGCGGGTCGCCCATGTTCGGCGCGTTCACGAAGGACGGGCGCACGCTGTACCTGCCCTATCAGCAGGAGGACGCGGTGGCGGTCATCGACCCGGCGACGTCCACGGTGCAGCGCACGCTGGAGCTGTCACAGGCGGGCTGCCTCAACGTGCACCAGTTCATGCTGACGCCGGATGAGCGCCACGGGCTGGTGGTGTGCGAGGGCGACCACGTGGGCCCGGGCACGCTGCACGTCGTGGACGTGGCGGAGGGCACGGTGGTGTCCACGGTGCGGATGGGCATCTTCCCGGACTCGGTGAGCCTGCTGCGGGGGGCGCCATGA